The Argentina anserina chromosome 3, drPotAnse1.1, whole genome shotgun sequence genome includes a region encoding these proteins:
- the LOC126787248 gene encoding uncharacterized protein LOC126787248: MCPPGHPPTNLSHIVIGMVGSVNTLKDKTAYMEAWWRPNITQGYLFLDRAPTAEFLPWPSSYPPFRVNEDVAKLKLYSKLVNPVQVRIVRSILELFREDKEARWYVMSDDDTIFMVDNLVEVLATYDHTKYHYIGTSSECVKSNFDFSFDMAYGGAGYILSNPLVAVLSTKLDECIERYSYSWVSDFTLHECLTDLGVSLTQEQGLHQIDLHGDISGLLSSHPQSPFLSLHHLDTIDPIFPSMNRSESINHLMKAAKVEHSRLLQQTICYHRPSNWSFSISWGYSAHIYENIIPRSILRRPIETFLPWKKNARLPFYMFNTRWRSSDPCQAPHVFYFDSVDQSVEGTKTVTTYSRVAPRGLASCSSSGNHSADSMTKIEVYSSLEFPLEVGGKECCDVVDADDMNTTRVMYRPCMETEFIA, encoded by the exons ATGTGCCCCCCTGGTCACCCTCCTACCAATTTAAGCCACATTGTGATCGGAATGGTCGGCTCTGTCAACACATTGAAGGACAAAACAGCTTACATGGAAGCATGGTGGCGGCCTAATATCACCCAAGGATACCTCTTTCTGGATAGAGCTCCTACTGCAGAGTTTTTGCCTTGGCCTTCATCTTACCCTCCTTTTCGTGTCAATGAGGACGTCGCTAAATTAAAACTGTACTCGAAACTTGTGAATCCGGTACAAGTGCGAATAGTTCGTTCTATTTTGGAGTTATTTAGAGAAGACAAAGAGGCAAGATGGTATGTAATGTCGGATGATGACACCATTTTTATGGttgataatttggttgaagttctGGCAACGTATGACCATACCAAGTACCATTACATCGGTACGAGTTCGGAATGTGTAAAatctaattttgatttttcattCGATATGGCTTATGGTGGCGCTGGTTATATTTTGAGCAACCCTCTGGTTGCAGTATTGTCAACAAAGTTGGACGAATGTATTGAGAGATATTCATACTCCTGGGTTAGCGACTTTACATTACATGAATGTTTAACCGATTTAGGAGTTTCTTTAACTCAAGAACAGGGACTTCACCAG ATTGATCTCCATGGTGACATATCAGGTCTTTTATCTTCTCACCCTCAATCTCCATTCCTCTCCCTCCACCACCTCGATACAATTGACCCAATTTTCCCATCCATGAACCGGTCTGAGTCCATTAACCATCTCATGAAAGCGGCAAAAGTTGAACATTCACGTCTGCTTCAACAAACAATATGCTACCACAGACCAAGCAATTGGTCTTTCTCAATCTCATGGGGCTATTCTGCACACATATACGAGAATATAATCCCCCGGAGCATTTTACGGAGGCCCATCGAGACATTCTTGCCCTGGAAGAAGAACGCAAGACTACCATTTTACATGTTCAATACCAGGTGGCGCTCCAGCGATCCATGCCAAGCTCCGCatgtgttttattttgattctgTTGATCAGAGTGTTGAAGGAACCAAGACTGTTACCACATATTCAAGAGTAGCTCCGCGTGGTCTGGCGTCGTGTTCTTCAAGTGGTAACCACTCTGCGGATTCCATGACCAAAATTGAGGTCTATTCATCTCTAGAATTCCCCTTGGAGGTGGGTGGAAAGGAATGCTGCGACGTAGTAGATGCAGATGATATGAACACTACTCGAGTAATGTATAGGCCATGCATGGAAACTGAATTTATCGCATAA